ATCGCTTATCTAATACAGAGACAGCACAGGCCTTAGTGTTTAAAAAAAGTACAGAGCACTTATTGCTGCAGTattagctcctcctcctcctccatacttctaCCTGATCTCAGCTCCTCACTCACACTCCATTTCTCTTACAACTCTGCCTttcacctctccctcccatctctctctccctttctgacccctccatccttctttttgccatctcacattctctctctctatattctcacccctctctctctctttctctctctctctgtctctctttctgactcTCAATTCTACTTAGCAGAGTGTATAGTCTTCATTGGCTAAGTAAGGACAGGGAAACACAGGTtgacatttgaaaatgttttattaattgcaGCACGATGCTGTCACAAGGTCTTCAAGCTGGAATTAAAATGAACTTGGAAATAGCATAGAGTCACAGGATGGCATTTGCTGCTGCTCGTAAATGAGTGTGGAAACTCAGTCAGTTGAATGTCAAAGCCTGGAGTTGGCTTTATATGCTGTCAACTAAAGTGACATCCAGTCATCTTCTAGTCTATAGTCATGTAGTCAACTGACATTTTTCTACCAAGCTTGGTTAGATTAAATtgtagtagaggagaggaggggatgaggattgaggagaggagaagtagagaaaaggggggagaggagcggagatgagaggagaggctaCACAGAGGCCAAACCAGGGCAAAAACCGAAACCTGAATAAGGACTTCTGAAAAGGCCACTGTTGCACACAATGTTTCCTTTGCTATATTCCATGTGAActctgacatttacatttttaatctGAGTATATACAGATTTTTCAGATGTTTCTTTTTTATACAGGGTCTTAGGAGGATTGTGTGTTTGTAAATAAGTGGCCTATTTCAGTGAGCAGCATTGTCATATTCTTGTTATTCTGATTGTCCCTAGATTTGTATAGCCTAAATATGGTTCTAGAAAACAACCACAGTATAGCTtctcacacagatacacacccaGTGCTAAAAGGAAAACTGCTAGCAGAGAAATGGTTGGCTGTTCTTTCAGACATAAGGGTCAAGTTATTTCCCCAGGTACATGCTGTATcgccctgagtgtgtgtgtgtgactgcggagtgtgtatgtgtgtgttcatgtgtgtgaccCTGTAACGCATGAAAAGGGGAAAGTGTTTCTCTATGGCAAACAGTGGTTCCCTTCATAACTCCCCAAACCCctccagacacaacacacacacacacacacacacaccctccccccaCAGCTTGACCTGAGCAGCCCTAACAGAAATGAGGCAGGGGAACAGGGCCAGTATTGTACAGCCACTCACTTTTCACACACTGGTATGTGTACGTTCGTGTGTGTGCATGGTCTTTTATAGCTATGTCAAAAgtttgtgtgtacatgcatggGCTTTCTTGCCATCAGCATGTTTTGTGCACgtcactgtgtgtttgtttgtgtgtgttgagctGTGTGAGTGATGGAGAGGGGAATAAGAGGCTCCACGTCACTGTGTCACTGGCTTGTAATGGCATTAGACTGGTATTCTGGACTTTATCAGATGGAGGAGGCGTGTGAGAGAGCTAGGTGGAGGGAGTGTGAGAAGGAAAGAGGGTAAGGAGGAGAGGAATAGATAGATGGAAATGAGGACGAGggaaggacagacagaggagaagagagacagacagatagcacGTGACCTTTCTGGCTGCAATAAAACTCTGTTGAACCGTGTATACAGCATGACAACAGGCATGACAcaaagctaaaaatgtcccattTACATCAGCACGATTCTGCAGTTCTTTTGGAACTAATGCTCCCTAATGGTTCAACACTAACATGTCGTTACAGACCTGGGGTTTTTCATCTGGTGGGTCACCATGCAAAAAACAACTACAATGTTTTTGGTACCAATGCTGACAGTGACTAAACCTACCTGATTACTATGGTGAGCCTGTTGAGACTAGAGATTGTTTAGGCAGGGCAAGAGAGATTGAACACGATCAAGAGAGATTAGTGAATCTAAGTATCTAATCTGATGCTCATCTTCTTAAATTaagggcggcagcgtagcctagtggttagagcattggactagtaactgaaaggttgcaagctcgaatccccgagctgacaaggtacaaatctgtcgttctgcccctgaacaaggcagttaacccactgttcctaggctgtcattgaaaataagaatttgttcttaactgacttgcctagttaaaggttactgCTTGGCTATTGTATGGGTTCCAAATGTCAGCTCACTTTGGATCAAGCTTTCCTTAATTGCATAGGAATTGTGTTGTTTAACAGATAGCAATAGACAGTCACAGATAGTGGTGTTTGAATATGCATATTTTACGTGATGTCAGTCCTTTAAAAGGAATCCAATTCTCAGCATGTCCCCTATGTCTCCTCCTTAGCAGACATAGACCAGAGTTGAATAATACATGTTACATCTGTATTCTGCCTCACCATCTATTCCAGTAGACCATCTATCCTCTCTGTCTACACTTCTTTAAAAATAGAGCAGCCTCCCCTTCTCAGGAGGAGTTGGAAGAAATGATGCTAACTGGTCCTGAAGGGATctaatagatctgtcattcttctGGAAAACAAGGACTATCTGACGGAAGAAAGGCATCATTCACAGATTGGCTTATTTCAGAGATCATGAAAATACTATTTGATGACTTTCCTTACGTCATTCCTTATTGTGCACTGCTTCAGCAACACACTCATATTAACTGAACGTCAAAATGTCACCCTGATTGTCTCTCTTCTCCAGGCCAGGACCCTGGtgctcactcctctccctcagaCGGACCTCTGACCCTAGGTATGTCCGGGGCTGTTCAGGCACCCCTCCCTGGaggttctccctctcctccaggctCTCTGTCCTTCCCCAGCACAGACTCCCCAAAGCCAGCCAGCAACCTCACTGATGGAGGGCTctccaacaacaacagcagcaacagcagcaatagCAGTAGCAACGACACAGCAGTCGTAGTGGTAAAAGAGGTCCCAGGTAAATGTACTGTACAAGATAAAAAATAGAATGAATGGAATTGTATTGGTTCGGAGGACTACTTTattatttaatcaaataaaatttcAAATTTGACATTTAAACATATAATTTGTTTAAGATAAATGGTTGAGCTTGTTCTCAGTCTATTTAGAGCCATGCCACCTTAGATCAAGCCACAACATAGTCAGACACAGCACAAGCAGAGTGGAGAGCTGTGACTGGGCTGAGgtgatgacacacacatacacacacacacacacacacacacacacacacacacacacacacacacacacacactagaagacAGAACATGGTCCTTAAAAGGAGGATACTGTTGGGTTTACTAACTAGAGCACAAAGAGAGACATGAGATAGACAGAAGAGGGATAAATTAAGGGAAAAAACAAGATCATGAGAGAATTAACAGCAAGAAACAGTGTTGTTAGGCATACAGGAAGAGGGCAGAGTGTAGAACTAGAggggggtggaagaggaggaggaggagagatgcgcTGTGATTAAATGCAGTGTGATTTCGCACAGAAAGGTGAGAAAGTTTGGAGCctgacacacgcaaacacacgcgcacacacacacacacacacacacacacacacacacacacacacacacattggctcATTGCAAACATACACCCCCACCACCTgcacctcactcactctctgtatCTGTATCCTCTGGGAGGTTTTACAGGTATATATTATCTCATCACAACACTGCTGcttgtctctcctctgtgtcctctgGCTGGGAGTTAGAAGATACACTGCTGcttgtctctcctctgtgtcctctgGGCTGGGAGTTAGAAGATACACTGCTGcttgtctctcctctgtgtcctctgGCTGGGAGTTAGAAGATACACTGCTGcttgtctctcctctgtgtcctctgGCTGGGAGTTAGAAGATACACTGCTGcttgtctctcctctgtgtcctctgGCTGGGAGTTAGAGATACACTGCTGcttgtctctcctctgtgtcctctgGCTGGGAGTTAGAAGATACACTgctcttgtctctcctctgtgtcctctgGCTGGGAGTTAGAAGATACACTGCTGcttgtctctcctctgtgtcctctgGCTGGGAGTTAGAAGATACACTGCCTGCTTGTCTCCCTCTTGTCCTCTGGCTGGGAGTTAGAAGATACACTGCTGcttgtctctcctctgtgtcctctgGCTGGGAGTTAGAAGATACACTGCTaattggagtgtgtgtgcgttcaactgtgttttttgttgttgaatgttttttATGCAGATATTGACTGTGACTTTTCACCTATCAATTTCTTTTCTAATTGATAAAAAGTTTTGTAAACTTAATACATTAATGGGTCCTTCTTTTCTTTGTGTTGATTTTCCCTTAAAaacctttcttcttctctcttctagcCACCAGTGTGGGGGTCCCTGCCCCCACTCCCATCCCTGAGAAGACCCCTGGCCCAGAGAACCTCACTGAAGAAACCGTACAGCCCTCTGATGCTCCCTCTGACAACCACActgcccctacacacacacccacaaccacagtCCTCGTTCACAAACCTtccaccacccccacacacacacctgtccactCCACCACTCCATCCAGCCATGCCCCTCATCCCTCCAAAACTCACTCACCCATCACCACCACTGCTTCCCCAGCCCCTACTAGGCTTGAGACCCACCCAACTAACACCTCCGCTGCCCCCCAGCCCAGCTCAACCCCCAGCCTTAACCCAGATACCTCTAACCCTATCCAGCCTAAACAGCCACTCAGTACCTttcccaccaccactaccaccacctctCCCCTAGCTCTACCTACGTCTGAGCCCCAGACCCAGACATCCAGCATCACCCCTCTCCCGGCTTCCACCCCAGCCAGCAGCCCTCCATCTCAGGCTAAAACGCATGCCGACATCCCCTCTCAGCTCAATGTGGTGGAAGGTGAGTAGATGGATTcgttgtgtatgcgtgtgtgtgtgttatgttgctagtgttttgttatttgttatcaAACAGCAGCAACCACAGTATTATATACTATGATCTCTCTGGCGTATAAAGGGGGGAGACATCCAACCCCGGTCTAATAAAACCACACACACTAAACCTAAACGGTCCAGTTGTCAGTCCCATGACTGGCTCTGTCTCTTGCCAGACAGAGAGATGATTGTGGGGTGGTGGTGCTGATAGTACCCTTAAATGTttaggagggagtgtgtgtggggggggcagaCTTGTGCAGGGAAACAAAGAACAGCATAGCTTTTGTTGGGATGCCAGTTCATTGCTGGGTGCGTCAGTTTAGTCCTATGCCCAGAAAGCCCCGGGCTTGCTCGCTCWCTCTGTCACTACCCTACAATCAAGTCTGTCTTATTCTCTTTGTAAGACATCCTGTTAATAGcttgtgtttatattttataatatgatatatttaatattttaatatattatgttatatatcacaggaggctgctgaggggaggacggatcataataatggctggaacggagcaaatggaatggcatcaaacgcatGGAAACCGTGTGTTTGATGTTTTGGATACCATTCCACAGACCATTTACCCACAGTcctcctccccaattaagttgccaccaacctcccgtggtatatatatatagtataatatgTTCCCCTCACCCGAGCAGGGGAACCAGTGTTCCATAGTGGTGGACCTGCCCTGGACCCTCTCCTAGCTGGACTAGTGTCAGTCTTCATCGTCACTGCAGCCATCATCACCCTGCTCCTCTTCATCAAACTGCGACGACGGGACCAGCGGCCTGAGTTCCGCAGGCTCCAGGACCTGCCTATGGTGAGACAATGGAACACAAGTGGTTAGGTGAAGAGACAGTGTAACGCTTAACATTaatgagacctgaagacttgcgtAAGCGTCACTCTTCTTTTGTGAGCTATTACACTAAGTAGCCATTGTTAGCATTAGCGTTTACTTCAATCAGCACCTGTCATCTTGACCAGCGCTCACCATTTACTCCTGTTCCCGCTGACATCCTGTTGTGTTTTCCCCTGTTTAGGATGATATGATGGAGGATACTCCCCTGTCCATGTACAGCTACTGATGATGATGGAGAACACAGTCTGACCTGATGGAACAGCCAGACCCCCACAGACCTTCTCCCTCTGAACTGGGGCTGCGTCTCTATAGTCCAACCTGGCCTTCTCTCCTTGTCCCCTGTCCTCATATCCTTTCTTTTATCCGCACTGACATGAGACGTGGACTGGTGAAAGCTAGTTGCTGATAGGCATCCTCCATAGTGCTTTTATCGACCCTGTGTTTTCAAATCAGTGCagatggaggagatgaggagagggaggcgcCATTTTAGACCATTGAGATGCATCCCTGGCTTTCCCTCACCACCTTTGTGTCTCTGTGAGCAACAGGGGGTTTCTGTGTGAGTGTGAACAGCTCTTTTCCTGGTCTATGTGGATCCGAAGTTCCATCAGCAGCATTCCCACTTTTACATTCTATATTCTAGGGTGCACTCTGTCAGCTGTGTTTTGGTTGAGTGTTCGGTAACGAGGGATCCTCTCTTTCATCACTAGTTAGAGCCTGGTAGGCTACTTGTGCCTGGCTATATAGTGTTGTACAGTACGGTTGCACTTTACGTTACAGaggacatgtatgtgtgtgtgtgtgtgtgtgtctgtgtctgtgtctgtgtctgtgtgtgcgtgtctgcatGGTTGAGCGAGCATGCACGCGCGgatgggagggtggggggggggtgtggtttGGGGTATTTAAGTTGAGCGTTTCCATGGAAACTAGTTCCTCTCTAAAGATCCTGCTTGTTATTGTTCATTTTGTTTCTCTATTGGGAGTCTGGTGGTTTTAGTTCATTGGGCTAACACAGCCTTGTGGCCTGCAGACAACCTGGGTTCAAACCTGGTCAGTCACACTTTTAAGGGAGGAGGTTGTCTCTCTGAGTATCATTAGTACATTTATCTTTATATAAAGCCTGAAATGGACTCTTCCTCCCCACTAGAGCTATTTACAGAGTACAATACAGAGGAAACCATCCTCGATGGCGGCTCAATACATTCCATGCTTGTTAGAATTCTACATTTCAAAGCAGGTGTTGTGAACTATAAGGCTGGTTTGTCTGTTACTGTAGTTCTCACAGCCAGGCCCAGACCTATGTTCTAACATGTCTTAGTAAGGAAGAGCCTTGGGCAGATTCAGCAGCAGTGTTTCCAACTGAATTTGGCCAGTTGTCTTTCAATACAATTCATTCATTGGTTTAATCATGTAGCTACTTGACATGAGGGTAACTTGTTGCCCAAGTCAGTCAGTGCTAGCCGCTACCATTAGCATGCAGTCCATTAACTGTCTCAAGGGAAGGGAACTCTGATAAACTACTCCATGAACACAGACATTGTAAATGTATAGCACGAGGTCAGAGAGAGAAACTCTTTAATGTAAGGCGTTTGTGACATAATGAGCATAATGCTCCATTGATGTGAGGGGAATGCAGTCTGTGTGTTAGTCTGCGTGTGTtagacacacaggagaaaagaacACCCCCAACCTCTATTGGGGAGACTTGAGTTGAAGCCATAGGCCTGTATTGGAGACAGTATATATGGCACAGACAGTGGAGTATGGCACAGACAAGGGGGTATGGCACAAAGCAGGATCAAAGAGTTAGCCAGCTAAATTTCATAATATTCTGAATTAACTTTACATTCCAATTTATAAAGAAAGGTCGACTTGAAATCAAACGACATGGTATAATTGACATTTTTAAACAAATTGGAAAAGCAGTAGTTATGTCTATTTCTGAATGTTTGTCACAGTTAGCTGATTTAGTGCTAGATTAAATCCAGACTGCTGAAGATACGCGTTATAGcgcgattgaaatgtaaaggtcatttccaattgagccgacatatgctgcgtttaccgtgaatgcagtctccatgAATGCAgaaccattgcctttaaatttcaatcacgctataGTGTGGATCTTCCATGGTCCGGATTTAATCTAGACTTTAGTGTTCCTGCTTGGGCTACCAGATTAGTTTGTTGCAGACTGACGTTTGTTGTCTTGCCAGTTATCTGCATCAACAGGACTTAAGTCAGAGTTGAAACAGAGTGGTTCTATTTGACTCCATGTGGAGTGGAATGGTAGTTCATTTGCACCCATGTATTAGTAGTTCCTTATATGAAGTGCCAAAAAGTTAACTGGTTGTATTATAAGGTTGATATGTTTTACTGTTTGACGTGGATTCTGGAGTGATGATGTTTTTTGATTAAAGATATGAAACCATCCTCGTTCCTGTCTCTCATTACAGATCTTGGTTGTTGGGCTGCGGTGgctgacgcacgcacacacacactaacaaaagTAACTACAACAAATTAACTATTTTATTACAGCTCTTTATCCAGAATTTTATTGCAGAAGCCCAAAATCATCACATTTGTTTTACAGGCCGTACAGTGAGTCAATGTAACATTTAAACAAGCAGCGGTCTAGTACTTGGCTGTGTGATAGAACTGTAAGAGAAAGCCCTGAATCATCCACATTAAAACTTGTCATCACTATGGCCAGAGCccctccctgtctcacccctTCCCCATTGCCCCCTCCATTaaccccccctcttctccctagCCCATCTGTGGTCCCTCGCTCCATGGGCCATTCCACttcgtgggggggggggtgttgttatCTGGCTAGACAGTCTCTAACTGCTGAAATATTAAACAGACTGACTCGTGTTACACAGCAGGACTTGTCTGTGGTCCaaaggcgagagagaagagaggcctgggctgcatctcaatacttTACAGTAAATAGATAAAAATACAGWACCAAATAAGAGAGAGCACCTCACTGATTTGTATCAGCCTTAGATAGTAAAAGTAAACATCAGTCCACCCTATTTATTAATTAGGTTTTACTAATAGTCTTAGACTCAAAACACCAGTGATCATCAAGTTGTATATCGTCAGTGAAATCAAAGCTTTCCCCAGATGTAATTCATTAAGGCAATCACAGAATGCTGCCACACTGTTGAGTTAAATACTACTGGTGTGTAATAGAAAATACTATTGTACACCTTTTCCCAAAAAACACTGAcacaagacaacagacagagcatAATCACAAAGGAGTTTTTAAAATAAGGTGCTTTCTTTTTCTCAAGCTGAGTTGAGCTTTCTCATCATCCTCTTTAGTCAGAGTTTGAGGTTTGTGCCCAAAAACTTCTTTATCAGTCTCCACATGTGGAGACATTTAAAACTTCTCAAAGAAAGAACTCCTAGCACACTAAAACACTGGCATGACGAAGCCTCTCAAAGGTCATTGAGGCTGAGGTCGGGGGGGCTGTCTGACCCCAACTCCAGgtttccatcatcatcatcaagatCATCATCGTCCAGGCCACTTCCTGGTCCTCTGAGGTCATTTCCTGCAGAATGGGAGCTCTGATGTACCCGAGGTACTGCTAGACGAGGAGCTGAAAGAGAGAACCGTcaacgtgtgtgtacgtgtactaGTCCCAAGGGTTTTAGCAGTAGACTAGTGTTCCCGTAAGAAAGATTGGGATCAGACCTCTAAATGTTTCCCAGAGCAATTGAGGCGCATGCGGACAGGATAATTAGAttagatgccacacacacactacaggaaGTGTTTAGGATCCCATCCAAAAACACACGTTTCTCAAACTGCTGACCAGCAGACATGGATGGAGAGGAAATGAGGGATTCTCGGTCCTCTCCTCAGGCAAGCAGAGCTACAGTCAGTCACATAACACACGTTCAATGGAGGTCACTGGTGTGTGTCTTACATGAACCCACATCCAACTCCAATATCTGTGTGCACACACCTGCAAGCTCATCATTTTCTTTTAATCAAATATAAAAACTACAAGAGTTCCCTCTTCCTTTGTGCTAGATCTATGGCGTGCACACACAAATCAYGtaggcacgcatgcacacacagacacacgtacacTGTTAAGCCAGCCTCCTGTTCCTTGGTGAGTCAGACATGTTGTGATGAGTCACTAAAACGGTTAGATCTACAGCCCAAATGTacatgtgtggtgtgtatttattttatttatttcacctttatttaatggGAGAGGGTTACAACACTTTCTGTTCCTCTGAWACAAACTGGACCCATAATGGGACTAATTCTGCTCCTCACTGACAGGAgcaaagtgtgagtgtgtgagtataCCTGTGTCTCTATCATCCAGCCAGGACAGGTCATCAGAGCTGACCTCAGCCAGACTGGGGGTGGGACTGAAGTCGTCAGAGTCCGAGTCTGGCTCCGCcttttgacccctgacctctttACGGCGGGAGAAGGCAGCTAATGCTGgaactggaggggggggggggttatagacAAACAGGGTTATACTACTCAGGTGagtagatatgtgtgtgtgtctcttacctGCTGTGTGTAGTGTAATagtaggtgtgtgttgtgtgtctgtctcttaccTGCTGTGTGTAGTGTAACAGTAGGTGTGTGATGTCTCTCCCGGAGAATCAGACTCCTGATCTCGTCCTTCAACTCTGATACAGTTATCCTGCAGGACACAGTGatagcattacacacacacacacacacacacacacccacacccacacccacacacacacacacacacacaaacacctgatCTGGCGGACctcctgctctgtgtgtgtgtattgagaaACAGTCTTGGCCAGGTCAAAGCTGTGGTTTCTGTAGCTGTCTGTTAGTTCCTCTTGTGTCTGGGGAAAGGCAAAGTATAGAGGTTAGAGgtcgggagacagagagaaaacaagtcACTCAAATTACCTTCTTTAATTATTCAATCGTTAATTTAATTCCTTCATTCATTAATACCTTGCAGCTGTGTTCATACTGCCTCCTCGTCTCTCTGGCCTCCGACTGCTGAAGAAACAtgtcctcctcctgcctccctgtcacacacacacacaaatacaaacacacacacacacacacgatgaaaGAAAAGGAGTAGCAGTAAGCGAGACTGTGCTTGCCCTCTCTACAGCTCTGAGTCTGAGACATGTGTAGTCCTGCAGAAAAACAAACTGAGAACAAGACTGTATGTGAGACTCACTGAGCTGGGTTTTGAGTGtgtccacctctctcctcaaatGATCCAACTCCTCCCTTCGCAGCTTAGAGCAGAAACTATAAAAGGACAACAATCAGCTTTCACCAAACCGGTATGGTTCCATACTAAGGGCTAATGGTTGATTTGGTTTTGGGCTACACATAAAATAATGATCACCTGAACCTCACAGGTGAGTAAAACCCcgccccctcacctctcctccaggtTGCCTTGCGACGTGGCTCTGGTGATGTGCCTTCTCAGAGTGCTGAGCTCACggcccacctctctcctccactgctccatccttctctccactTCTGGACTCGTCAtccctgaccctctcctctctccatccctttctcgttcccgctctctctccctctccgtcgtCTGCTCTCGCAGCCTGCGAACCTCGTCTGAGAGATAAAAGAATAACACATCTACAATATTCAATCAACAAATCAATCACTCAACCAATCAAGATTGGTATATTGAGCAGTAAATGTTAGTGTTGTGTGATAACGATAGGTGTATGTACCTTGTAGTGCCTGTATGTGGCGCTGCTGAGAGTGTCTCGCTCTGTCCATGTCATGAAGACTTTGGGTCAGAGACTCTATGGCCTGGCAACCATTAGAACAAAAAGAGTAGGAGTAAGAAGAAATTAGCTAAAATGTAGGACTATTTATGCACCTTTTATGTAATAAAAATGATAGTTATACATGAACACACGTATGAGCACACGCACGGACCTGGCTCTGGATCTGCAGTTGTGATTGGACGGCTGCCAGGTCTMCCCACTGCACagcggaggagggaggggggaggagagagatggaggactcggggagaggggggagacgaGGGAGCTCCAAATTTGACACACTAGCCACCTCCCTGACTGGATAGAGATCTACTGagtgagcgagagacagagagaataagaAGGAGCAGAAAAAGAGGGGGAATCACCAACAGAGAAAGTGTGTCACAGTCAGCCATCTTAGAGACCACAGAGATCTCCCCTCACCTTCTCTTCCTTTTGGATAATTCCCTGGCGTGGTCAGTCTCTCCTGGGGAAACATGAACCCCGTCAACACACAGTGGGGAAAGTACATATGGTATTTATGAACTTCAATGTTTCTATCATATACTGTAAAACTAGAATCTAGCTAACTGCTAAGAATTAGCAGTCAACTCTTCTGATGAAGCCCATGGTAATGCACTGCCACGTATGCATAATTATGTTATAGTGCCATCTACTGGCTACTCACCCTCATCTTGGCAACGCTGCCATCAGCTGCTGAGAGGATGGAGCTCAGCTGGTTGTCCCAGTTCATCTCAGTCAGGGCTGCTCTACTCAAACCATAGGACAAGGGTGCCAAGACTGATGTCTGAGTATTTATGGAACAAAAGTTAAAGCACTTGCCCTCTACCTGCAGGGTATCTTTTCCATGCTCTAAATCCCTACACAATCCAGTATTCATTCATGTGTTCCTCTGCCCAAATCTCCACTGTCAACTTTTTAATCTCAACAAGTTAAGTTTTATTgtacacaagtacagtgaaatgcctttattgccctttcccaacaatgaagtaatcaatatcagtagtactataaaaacaattt
This window of the Salvelinus sp. IW2-2015 linkage group LG16, ASM291031v2, whole genome shotgun sequence genome carries:
- the LOC111975268 gene encoding putative uncharacterized protein DDB_G0290521; protein product: METKILVALCALILSLGSNVEGQDPGAHSSPSDGPLTLGMSGAVQAPLPGGSPSPPGSLSFPSTDSPKPASNLTDGGLSNNNSSNSSNSSSNDTAVVVVKEVPATSVGVPAPTPIPEKTPGPENLTEETVQPSDAPSDNHTAPTHTPTTTVLVHKPSTTPTHTPVHSTTPSSHAPHPSKTHSPITTTASPAPTRLETHPTNTSAAPQPSSTPSLNPDTSNPIQPKQPLSTFPTTTTTTSPLALPTSEPQTQTSSITPLPASTPASSPPSQAKTHADIPSQLNVVEGEPVFHSGGPALDPLLAGLVSVFIVTAAIITLLLFIKLRRRDQRPEFRRLQDLPMDDMMEDTPLSMYSY
- the LOC111975269 gene encoding cingulin-like protein 1 isoform X2, coding for MNWDNQLSSILSAADGSVAKMRERLTTPGNYPKGREDLYPVREVASVSNLELPRLPPLPESSISLLPPPSSAVQWXDLAAVQSQLQIQSQAIESLTQSLHDMDRARHSQQRHIQALQDVLFFYLSDEVRRLREQTTERERERERERDGERRGSGMTSPEVERRMEQWRREVGRELSTLRRHITRATSQGNLEESFCSKLRREELDHLRREVDTLKTQLRRQEEDMFLQQSEARETRRQYEHSCKTQEELTDSYRNHSFDLAKTVSQYTHTEQEVRQIRITVSELKDEIRSLILRERHHTPTVTLHTAVPALAAFSRRKEVRGQKAEPDSDSDDFSPTPSLAEVSSDDLSWLDDRDTAPRLAVPRVHQSSHSAGNDLRGPGSGLDDDDLDDDDGNLELGSDSPPDLSLNDL
- the LOC111975269 gene encoding RNA-binding protein 25 isoform X4, with the translated sequence MNWDNQLSSILSAADGSVAKMRERLTTPGNYPKGREDLYPVREVASVSNLELPRLPPLPESSISLLPPPSSAVQWXDLAAVQSQLQIQSQAIESLTQSLHDMDRARHSQQRHIQALQDEVRRLREQTTERERERERERDGERRGSGMTSPEVERRMEQWRREVGRELSTLRRHITRATSQGNLEESFCSKLRREELDHLRREVDTLKTQLRRQEEDMFLQQSEARETRRQYEHSCKTQEELTDSYRNHSFDLAKTVSQYTHTEQEVRQIRITVSELKDEIRSLILRERHHTPTVTLHTAVPALAAFSRRKEVRGQKAEPDSDSDDFSPTPSLAEVSSDDLSWLDDRDTAPRLAVPRVHQSSHSAGNDLRGPGSGLDDDDLDDDDGNLELGSDSPPDLSLNDL
- the LOC111975269 gene encoding RNA-binding protein 25 isoform X3; protein product: MNWDNQLSSILSAADGSVAKMRERLTTPGNYPKGREVDLYPVREVASVSNLELPRLPPLPESSISLLPPPSSAVQWXDLAAVQSQLQIQSQAIESLTQSLHDMDRARHSQQRHIQALQDEVRRLREQTTERERERERERDGERRGSGMTSPEVERRMEQWRREVGRELSTLRRHITRATSQGNLEESFCSKLRREELDHLRREVDTLKTQLRRQEEDMFLQQSEARETRRQYEHSCKTQEELTDSYRNHSFDLAKTVSQYTHTEQEVRQIRITVSELKDEIRSLILRERHHTPTVTLHTAVPALAAFSRRKEVRGQKAEPDSDSDDFSPTPSLAEVSSDDLSWLDDRDTAPRLAVPRVHQSSHSAGNDLRGPGSGLDDDDLDDDDGNLELGSDSPPDLSLNDL
- the LOC111975269 gene encoding cingulin-like protein 1 isoform X1 translates to MNWDNQLSSILSAADGSVAKMRERLTTPGNYPKGREVDLYPVREVASVSNLELPRLPPLPESSISLLPPPSSAVQWXDLAAVQSQLQIQSQAIESLTQSLHDMDRARHSQQRHIQALQDVLFFYLSDEVRRLREQTTERERERERERDGERRGSGMTSPEVERRMEQWRREVGRELSTLRRHITRATSQGNLEESFCSKLRREELDHLRREVDTLKTQLRRQEEDMFLQQSEARETRRQYEHSCKTQEELTDSYRNHSFDLAKTVSQYTHTEQEVRQIRITVSELKDEIRSLILRERHHTPTVTLHTAVPALAAFSRRKEVRGQKAEPDSDSDDFSPTPSLAEVSSDDLSWLDDRDTAPRLAVPRVHQSSHSAGNDLRGPGSGLDDDDLDDDDGNLELGSDSPPDLSLNDL